Genomic window (Leptospira kirschneri serovar Cynopteri str. 3522 CT):
TTTCAAATCTTTGTTCTTGAAGAATCCGTAAAACTTTCGCCTGGGTGGAAAGTGACATGTCACAAATTTCGTCCAAAAACAAAGTGCCTCCGTTGGCGGCTTCGAATTTCCCGATTCTAGAATCGGTCGCTCCAGTAAAAGCTCCTTTTGTAAATCCGAACAACTCAGACTCTATAAGTTCTTCCGGAATAGCTGCACAGTTCATCTCTACAAAAGTGGAATCTTTTCGTTTAGAATTTTTGAATATAGTTTTTGCAACGAGTTCTTTTCCGGTTCCGTTTTCACCGTAGATAAAAACCCGAGCGTTTGTAGACGCAGCTTGAGCGATCGCGAACTTTACTTTTTGAATGGCGGGAGAGTTTCCAAGAATTTCATCATATTCTAATTTAATATCGGAAGTCGAATTTTTTTGATCGGACTTGAATAGATCATCTATCGCTTGTAAAACTTTTTCGATCGAAAGAGGTTTTTCTAAAAAATCCACCGCTCCTTTTTTTGTAGCAGCCACAGCAATTTCTATCGTTCCGTGACCCGAAATCATAAGTATGGGAAGAGTTGGATAGATTTTTTTACACTCTTCTAAAATGGCAATTCCGTCTTCTTTGCCTAACCATACGTCCAGAAGAATTAGAGAAGGTCTTTCGTTTTTGAGTTGTTTAAGTAAGGTTCTGCCAGTAGCGAAAGTTTCTACTTCAAAATTTTCGTCCTCTAAAATTTCTTTAAGAGACTTTCTGATTTCTGGTTCATCGTCTGCGATAAAAATTTTCATGATCGTTTAAGACACTGGAAGTTCTATTTGAAAACTACATCCTCCCATACTAGAAGAATCTACAGAGATATGCCCGTTGTGGTCAATCACACTTTTTTGAACGATCGCCAAACCGATCCCGGAAGTATTGTTGTTCTTAGTGGAATAATACGGTTCGAAAACTTTTTGTTTTAGTTCGGGTGAAATCCCGATTCCGTTATCCTCTATAGAAATCACCGCGACCTTTCTTATGATCTTTCTTGAAAGAACCGCTGAGATTCGAATTGAACCTTCGTATTCGGGTGTTTCCTCTTTTTCTCTTTTTCTTTCTATGGCTTCGATTGAATTTTTTAATAGATTTGTAAAAACTCTAGAAATGATTTTTTGATCTAGAAATAGTTGTGGAAATCCCTTTGAGATGTTCATCGTAATTTTAAGTTTAGGAGTATGTTCAAATAACTTCACCACTTCGAGAAGAATGGGTTCTAGATTCTGATTGATAAGTTTAGGAGCAGGCATACGAGCAAAATCCGAAAACTCGTTTACAAGATGTTCAAGCACGCGAACTTGTTTGATAATCGTATCGGTACCATTAGATACGATTTCATGAAACTGCTCCTTATTTTCAGAATTCATCTTTCTGCGAATTCTCTCAGCGGAAAGTTGAATCGGAGTGAGTGGATTTTTAATTTCATGAGCCATCCTTTGCGCCACTTCTTTCCAAGCTGCAATCCTCTGGCTTTGCATGAGTTCTGCATCCTTCGATTTTAAATCTTTCACCATTTGATTAAAAGAATCTATAAGCGCGCCTATCTCTCCGGCCTCTCTAATTTCAAGATTGATGTCGGTATCTCCCATAGAAATTTTTTGAGCCGCATTCGCTAATTCTATAATCGGTCTAGAAATTTTTCTGGCAAA
Coding sequences:
- a CDS encoding sigma-54-dependent transcriptional regulator; its protein translation is MKIFIADDEPEIRKSLKEILEDENFEVETFATGRTLLKQLKNERPSLILLDVWLGKEDGIAILEECKKIYPTLPILMISGHGTIEIAVAATKKGAVDFLEKPLSIEKVLQAIDDLFKSDQKNSTSDIKLEYDEILGNSPAIQKVKFAIAQAASTNARVFIYGENGTGKELVAKTIFKNSKRKDSTFVEMNCAAIPEELIESELFGFTKGAFTGATDSRIGKFEAANGGTLFLDEICDMSLSTQAKVLRILQEQRFEKLGSTETITVDVRIIAATNIPVEEAIRDGKFREDLYYRLNVIPITIPPLRERTSDIPLLVDYYISKTLEENNLPPKKIESEAVSILQNHFWPGNIRELKNVMERLCIMTVGSVITANDARDALKGFKTANEMVELGDFRKAKEEFERQYIIKTLQTNEGNVTRTSRVLGIERSHLYRKMKSLNISSDQYTDG